The region GGGAGTTCTGCAACTTTCTCTTTTTGACATCGAGTGCATTATTCCTCGGTGCGGCCGGATTTGCGGGGAAAGCTGCCTATGATGCCCGATCGCCAAAGACCTTCCCCCCGGCGAAGATCGACGGTGCAATGAACATCGAACCTGGATCAGCCCTGAATTTCTCGTATCCAGCCAAGGAAGATACTGCGATCCTGATCCGTGGCACCGATGGCACCTACGCTGCCTTTGGGCAGAAATGCACGCATCTGTCTTGCCCGGTCTACTATTCACAAGCAAACGACCGCCTCGAATGCCCGTGTCACAATGGCGGTTTCAGCTCCAAGACCGGCGAAGTATTATATGGCCCGCCGCCGCGTCCTCTCGACAGAATCGAGCTTGAGACGATCAACGGCGAGATCTTTGCAGTGAAAAGAGAGGTGCGTGGCAATGAAGGATAACTCCAAGCCGCAAAGGCCACAGAGCCGCGGACTTGCCGCCGTTTGGCAGGCCCGTCTCGCGATGCTTGTTATGATCAATGTGGCTCAGCTCTGGATCCTCTCGGCGGCGGTTGAGGCTGCTCTTGCACATGCTTACTCGCAACTGACGCCGCTCGTCATTGC is a window of Acidobacteriota bacterium DNA encoding:
- a CDS encoding Rieske 2Fe-2S domain-containing protein, translating into MNSKAFDQESIKKILAADNEISDESNVRTATAPFQAEFPYERDSEAQVTRREFCNFLFLTSSALFLGAAGFAGKAAYDARSPKTFPPAKIDGAMNIEPGSALNFSYPAKEDTAILIRGTDGTYAAFGQKCTHLSCPVYYSQANDRLECPCHNGGFSSKTGEVLYGPPPRPLDRIELETINGEIFAVKREVRGNEG